One Chryseobacterium indoltheticum DNA segment encodes these proteins:
- a CDS encoding linear amide C-N hydrolase — translation MKLLILRCLLLAAITYSTTINACSAFLLKGKNHCVVGFNENWKTMPGMIVVNKRDIAKRNISWENLTTENLNSKKTWTSKYGSVTFNLLGYDFPCYGVNEKGLFLVELYLEETTKIYNPKQPNLFWAQWIQYQLDNYKSVKEVVDHLNDGPNIDWWPNAAGSHFFLTDAKGNTATIALLDGKYKVLTDKDMPMPLLCNNQYKKDLEATQKYDFLGGTEKYDFTQRKNWEDRYSRAFYMLKNYKYDQKPVDYAWSILNSVYAGEWQTVIDVKNMNLYFRSDLKQEIKSINIKELDFSKNADVKFLDIHTDHLGKVNQNFQPLTLKKNNEYVEKGFPIGYDNKDFGTSEMFVTLKENIKKFFRSVLPD, via the coding sequence ATGAAGCTGTTAATTTTACGATGCCTATTGCTCGCTGCAATCACTTATTCTACTACAATTAATGCATGTTCCGCTTTTTTACTCAAAGGAAAAAATCATTGTGTAGTTGGGTTTAATGAAAACTGGAAAACAATGCCCGGAATGATCGTTGTCAACAAACGCGATATTGCGAAAAGAAATATCAGCTGGGAAAATCTGACGACAGAAAATTTAAATTCAAAAAAAACATGGACTTCCAAATACGGTTCTGTAACATTCAATCTTTTAGGCTACGATTTCCCCTGTTACGGAGTCAATGAAAAAGGCCTTTTTCTGGTCGAATTGTATCTTGAAGAAACAACAAAGATTTACAATCCTAAACAACCCAACCTATTTTGGGCACAGTGGATTCAGTATCAACTTGACAATTATAAGTCGGTAAAAGAAGTGGTAGATCATTTAAATGACGGCCCGAATATCGATTGGTGGCCGAATGCAGCGGGAAGTCATTTTTTCTTAACCGATGCGAAAGGAAATACGGCAACCATTGCTTTATTGGATGGAAAATATAAAGTGCTCACCGATAAAGATATGCCGATGCCACTTTTATGCAACAATCAGTATAAAAAAGATTTAGAAGCTACGCAAAAATATGATTTTCTTGGTGGTACCGAAAAATATGATTTTACACAACGAAAAAACTGGGAAGATCGCTACAGCAGAGCTTTTTATATGCTAAAAAACTATAAATACGACCAAAAACCTGTAGATTATGCGTGGAGTATTCTCAATTCGGTCTACGCCGGAGAATGGCAAACCGTGATTGATGTGAAAAATATGAATCTGTATTTTCGTTCTGATCTGAAACAAGAAATTAAATCAATCAACATTAAAGAGCTTGATTTTTCTAAAAACGCTGATGTTAAATTTTTGGATATTCATACAGATCATTTAGGAAAAGTTAATCAAAATTTTCAACCTTTAACACTAAAGAAAAATAATGAATATGTTGAAAAAGGTTTCCCAATCGGTTATGATAACAAAGATTTTGGAACCTCAGAAATGTTTGTAACCCTTAAAGAAAACATTAAAAAATTCTTCAGATCTGTCTTACCTGATTAA
- a CDS encoding helix-turn-helix transcriptional regulator: MNDHYLKKLDRVTAILTQLQSKPIVRAQDLAKKFEVSIRTIYRDIKTLENAGIPIIGEAGSGYSLMDGYKLPPVMFTKQEVLSFITAEKLMQKFSHESLGNHYQTAMEKLRSVLKHSDKNLIQNIENQIDIYNYNPKTEDSIKNIIPIILESIAEKHQISIDYKTVNEKISTRTIEVVGVFFEFNFWYIIAYCTLRNDFRQFRIDRILNIVKTQNPYLQEYGQINDYRKSPNGNKTIVKLLVDKKIIGHLNNSKTYYGLIEEKETDKGIEMTFETDWIDEGFPRWLITFGDYAEILEPEFLKTTMKDLIQKISKII, translated from the coding sequence ATGAACGACCACTACCTCAAAAAACTTGACCGTGTCACTGCTATTCTCACACAACTGCAATCAAAACCGATTGTAAGAGCGCAGGATTTGGCAAAAAAATTTGAGGTCAGTATCAGAACTATTTATCGTGACATAAAAACTTTGGAAAATGCCGGAATTCCTATTATTGGAGAAGCCGGAAGCGGATATTCTCTGATGGATGGCTATAAACTTCCGCCTGTGATGTTTACTAAACAGGAAGTTTTGAGTTTTATCACAGCTGAAAAGCTAATGCAGAAGTTTTCGCATGAAAGTTTGGGAAATCATTATCAGACTGCGATGGAAAAGCTACGTTCTGTTTTGAAACATTCAGACAAAAATTTAATTCAGAATATTGAAAATCAAATTGATATTTACAATTACAATCCAAAAACAGAAGATTCGATAAAAAATATCATTCCTATAATTTTAGAAAGTATCGCCGAAAAACATCAGATCTCGATAGATTATAAAACGGTTAATGAGAAAATTTCGACAAGAACGATCGAAGTTGTAGGTGTTTTTTTTGAGTTTAATTTTTGGTACATTATCGCTTACTGCACATTGCGAAATGATTTCAGGCAATTCAGAATAGATCGGATATTAAATATCGTAAAAACTCAAAACCCTTACTTGCAGGAATATGGGCAAATCAATGATTACAGAAAAAGTCCGAACGGGAATAAAACGATCGTCAAACTTTTAGTCGACAAAAAAATTATCGGACATTTGAATAACTCAAAAACATATTACGGATTAATCGAAGAAAAGGAAACTGATAAAGGAATTGAAATGACTTTTGAAACCGATTGGATTGATGAAGGATTTCCACGTTGGCTGATTACCTTTGGAGATTACGCCGAGATTCTGGAACCTGAATTTCTAAAAACGACGATGAAAGATTTAATTCAAAAAATTTCAAAAATAATTTAG
- a CDS encoding ABC transporter ATP-binding protein has translation MIYGTLFLTFLGALAAQVNPLVLKYTVDEVTKLTHLPNPMSEGVHILIIISIILLGKELLNIFINFGQKFYGEKIRINVSSVLAQSAIDKILTYRVAYFNDENHESGKLQIRIDRGIESLTRLVQNFFIDMLPLFSNAFIALIIMYMQNVYVGMVSTIIVPIYFYISSLQAKKLGGVRRTLRNQREQKTSGLLNLINSIMVIKSFVREKFEGKKQYDLQMQLMDSQMFTRKTNFIYDGLKTFIEQFGVVLIILLTVYLVLDQQMTIGAIMLHIMLFNNVSSPIRQLHRIYDDMNDAMIYAEGYFDILNADNEVEPNGTFVENKSTGNFELRNINFTYPNGTKALNDVSMTIENGKTTALVGLSGAGKSTIINLLCKFYLPDSGEIILDKVDLTNYNNTFLRDDLGLVLQKNHIFQGSIEDNIRYGNMNASFEEIEEAAKKAYLHEQILDLPEKYKHDATQLSGGQQQRIAIARLFLKNPPIIFLDEPTASLDAIATEQIKNSLDAIKAGRTVVIISHSLSQILDSDKIYVMKKGYVVESGTHDELVQMNGTYREIFDASARSLNLDKLVNTFKN, from the coding sequence ATGATCTACGGAACTTTGTTTCTTACTTTTCTCGGTGCCTTGGCGGCTCAGGTGAACCCTTTAGTTTTAAAATATACGGTGGATGAAGTGACAAAACTCACACATTTACCAAATCCGATGAGTGAGGGAGTTCATATTTTGATTATCATTTCGATTATTTTACTGGGAAAAGAATTGTTGAATATTTTCATCAATTTTGGACAGAAATTTTATGGTGAGAAAATCAGGATTAATGTAAGTTCTGTTTTGGCTCAATCCGCAATCGACAAAATCCTTACGTATCGAGTTGCTTATTTTAATGATGAAAATCACGAATCTGGAAAACTTCAAATCAGAATCGACAGAGGAATTGAAAGCTTAACAAGACTTGTTCAAAATTTCTTTATTGATATGCTTCCATTATTTTCAAATGCATTTATTGCATTGATTATTATGTACATGCAAAATGTTTACGTGGGTATGGTTTCAACGATCATTGTTCCTATTTATTTTTATATCAGTTCGTTACAGGCAAAAAAACTGGGCGGAGTAAGACGAACTTTGAGGAATCAGCGTGAACAGAAAACTTCAGGACTTTTAAATTTAATTAATTCAATTATGGTAATTAAAAGTTTTGTGCGTGAAAAATTTGAAGGCAAAAAACAGTACGATCTACAGATGCAATTGATGGACAGCCAAATGTTTACCCGGAAAACCAATTTTATTTATGATGGTTTAAAAACTTTTATAGAGCAGTTTGGGGTTGTTTTAATTATTCTTTTGACGGTTTATTTGGTTTTGGATCAGCAAATGACGATTGGTGCTATTATGCTTCACATCATGCTTTTCAACAATGTTTCTTCGCCCATCAGGCAGCTTCACAGAATTTATGATGATATGAATGATGCGATGATTTATGCCGAAGGTTATTTTGATATTTTAAATGCAGACAATGAAGTCGAACCGAACGGAACTTTTGTGGAAAATAAGAGCACAGGAAACTTTGAATTACGAAATATCAATTTCACCTATCCCAACGGAACAAAAGCACTGAACGATGTTTCAATGACAATTGAAAACGGAAAAACGACTGCTTTAGTAGGATTAAGTGGAGCCGGAAAATCAACCATCATCAATCTTCTCTGCAAATTTTATCTTCCGGATTCTGGTGAGATTATTTTAGATAAAGTAGATTTAACGAATTACAACAATACTTTTTTACGGGATGATCTGGGATTGGTTTTGCAGAAAAATCACATTTTTCAAGGAAGTATTGAAGACAATATCCGTTACGGAAATATGAATGCAAGTTTTGAAGAAATAGAAGAAGCGGCTAAAAAAGCATATCTCCACGAGCAGATTTTAGATCTTCCGGAAAAATATAAACACGATGCAACTCAGCTTTCTGGCGGACAACAACAAAGAATCGCGATTGCCCGATTATTTTTAAAAAATCCGCCGATTATTTTTCTTGACGAGCCGACTGCAAGTTTGGATGCAATTGCCACCGAACAGATTAAAAATTCTTTGGATGCCATTAAAGCAGGAAGAACGGTCGTGATTATTTCTCATTCTCTTTCACAGATTTTAGATTCAGATAAAATTTATGTAATGAAAAAAGGATATGTCGTAGAAAGCGGAACGCATGATGAGTTGGTACAAATGAACGGAACTTACAGAGAAATTTTTGATGCTTCTGCAAGGAGTTTGAATTTGGATAAATTGGTGAATACGTTTAAGAATTAA
- a CDS encoding AEC family transporter: MLAGMIFKQTKSIHPDAHKGINTWILYLALPAVSFKYLPKVQWSAEMLFPILSTFVIAIGCFFFMMFYSRQKGYSRRSRSTLELASGYSNTSFIGFPLISAFYGESLLSIAIICDQTMFFALSTLGIIAAVKGGSKSGKVSAVFILKRLVTFPPLIGCIAALFLSQFIDFTFAEPLFDKLAATVSPLVLFSVGLQLKFNGWKKLLPQISASMFYKLILAPIMILGLALLLGIKGDVAKISVFEAAMPTVVTASIIAEQFRLNTKLTNLIIGFSILVGFITSAIWYQIIELIF, encoded by the coding sequence ATTTTGGCAGGAATGATTTTCAAACAAACAAAATCTATTCATCCCGATGCGCACAAAGGCATCAACACCTGGATTCTTTATTTAGCACTTCCTGCAGTTTCTTTTAAATATTTACCCAAGGTTCAATGGTCTGCAGAAATGCTTTTTCCAATACTTTCAACTTTTGTAATTGCGATTGGATGTTTCTTTTTTATGATGTTTTACAGCAGACAAAAAGGCTATTCCAGAAGATCGAGAAGTACATTGGAACTGGCAAGTGGCTACAGTAACACTTCATTCATTGGGTTTCCTTTAATTTCAGCTTTTTATGGCGAAAGTCTTTTAAGTATTGCAATAATCTGTGATCAAACGATGTTTTTTGCACTTTCCACATTGGGAATTATCGCTGCAGTAAAAGGCGGAAGCAAATCCGGAAAAGTGAGCGCCGTTTTTATTCTGAAAAGATTGGTTACTTTTCCGCCTTTGATCGGTTGTATTGCTGCATTGTTTTTATCTCAATTCATCGATTTTACTTTTGCAGAGCCACTTTTTGATAAATTGGCTGCGACTGTAAGTCCGCTAGTTTTATTTTCTGTTGGATTACAATTGAAATTCAATGGTTGGAAAAAACTTTTGCCACAGATTTCAGCTTCTATGTTCTATAAATTAATTTTAGCACCAATAATGATTTTAGGTTTAGCTTTATTACTTGGAATTAAAGGTGATGTTGCGAAAATTTCTGTCTTTGAAGCTGCAATGCCGACGGTTGTTACTGCAAGTATTATTGCCGAACAATTTAGGCTTAATACAAAACTGACGAATCTGATCATCGGATTCAGTATCCTTGTTGGATTTATTACTTCGGCAATTTGGTATCAGATTATTGAATTGATTTTCTAA
- the priA gene encoding replication restart helicase PriA, with product MQYAQIILPLNLKGTFTYKVPEEIQSTIQLGMRVLVPFGGKKIYTGIVFEFHDEEPTQFVAKEVISILDEQPILPLEQIKFWKWLSEYYLCNLGEIYRFAFPSSLKLESETYLKLKPNITVEFENLDVNEMYLIQALEVRQLINLTDIEAFIPKKDIIKTINSLIDLQYIEIDEKIAEKYKAKEVAYVKITDEVLKNNNLTEILLSLKRAQKQKDLFLHILEKQTENPDLHIKKSELFEDGYFASSHFKSLADKNLVEEYYMQRDRIESYEGEIEEVEELTEIQKAAKNEVDEAFEEGRNVLLHGVTSSGKTHIYLEKIEECISEGKNVLFLLPEISLTKQITQRLEKKYGRQLGFYHQKLTDFEKVEIWRRIKNNDVKILIATRNALFLPYLNLGLIVVDEEHDSGYKPREVSPFFNAKDSALVLANFYGANVILGSATPSVESYYLARKEKMKYIFLNERFGNVKLPEFELINFKEAQDSKKVSGNFSLKLIDEIKKTLEEKNQTMILHNRRGYASVLECESCGYVNYCSNCDVVMTYHKAANEMKCHYCGQRASKPKTCPKCYSENLNERGVGVEQIHEEISKIFPDNEVDRMDVDSMRKKFAYEKLYVKIEDGETDIVVGTQMISKGLDFDHIELVAIPKADSMLYVQDFRAEERAYQLITQVSGRAGRVSGKGRILIQTFNPDHSVFQLIKMNNISKIYKYFLTERQKFNYPPFTKLIMIELKHRRDEKVNRASQFLGSVLRKYLPEDCILGPERSQIARLNNLYQFQVMLKLPRGKNYDKFKSLVLLSLKEFDEITAYQSIKKDVFVDF from the coding sequence TTGCAATACGCTCAAATTATTTTGCCGCTCAATCTGAAAGGAACTTTTACGTATAAAGTTCCGGAAGAAATACAATCAACAATTCAACTCGGAATGAGAGTTTTGGTTCCTTTTGGTGGAAAAAAAATCTATACCGGAATTGTTTTTGAATTTCATGACGAAGAGCCTACTCAGTTTGTGGCAAAGGAAGTCATCAGTATTTTAGATGAACAACCGATTTTACCGCTTGAGCAAATCAAATTCTGGAAATGGCTTTCAGAATATTATCTCTGCAATTTGGGCGAAATTTACAGGTTTGCTTTTCCGTCTTCTTTAAAACTGGAAAGTGAAACCTATTTAAAACTAAAACCCAATATTACCGTTGAGTTTGAAAATTTAGACGTCAATGAAATGTACCTTATTCAGGCATTGGAAGTTCGTCAGCTGATCAATTTAACGGATATTGAAGCATTTATTCCGAAAAAAGATATCATTAAAACCATCAACTCGCTGATCGATTTACAATATATTGAGATCGACGAAAAGATTGCTGAAAAATACAAAGCGAAAGAAGTTGCTTATGTAAAAATAACTGATGAGGTTTTAAAAAATAATAATCTTACCGAGATTCTTTTAAGCTTAAAAAGAGCCCAAAAGCAGAAAGATCTTTTCCTGCATATTTTAGAAAAGCAGACAGAAAATCCTGATTTGCATATCAAAAAATCAGAATTGTTTGAGGACGGTTATTTTGCGAGTTCGCATTTTAAATCTTTGGCAGATAAAAATCTGGTTGAAGAATATTACATGCAGAGAGACAGAATTGAAAGCTATGAAGGCGAAATTGAAGAGGTTGAAGAGCTTACAGAAATTCAGAAAGCTGCAAAAAATGAAGTGGATGAAGCGTTTGAAGAAGGCAGAAATGTGTTACTGCATGGTGTAACTTCGTCCGGAAAGACACATATTTATTTAGAGAAAATCGAAGAATGTATTTCGGAGGGAAAAAATGTTTTGTTTTTGCTTCCTGAAATTTCTTTAACAAAGCAAATCACTCAAAGATTAGAAAAAAAATACGGAAGACAACTTGGGTTTTATCATCAGAAATTAACTGATTTTGAGAAAGTTGAAATTTGGCGAAGAATAAAGAATAACGACGTCAAAATTCTTATCGCAACGAGAAATGCTCTGTTTTTGCCTTATCTGAATTTGGGACTAATTGTGGTAGATGAAGAGCATGATTCTGGATATAAACCGAGAGAAGTTTCTCCTTTTTTCAATGCAAAAGATTCGGCTTTGGTGTTGGCGAATTTTTATGGAGCAAACGTAATTTTAGGTTCGGCAACACCTTCTGTTGAAAGCTATTATTTAGCCCGAAAAGAGAAGATGAAATATATTTTTCTCAATGAAAGATTCGGGAATGTAAAGCTTCCGGAGTTTGAATTAATTAATTTTAAAGAAGCTCAGGATTCTAAAAAAGTTTCGGGAAATTTTTCTTTAAAATTGATTGATGAAATTAAAAAAACTTTAGAAGAAAAAAATCAGACGATGATTCTTCATAATCGTCGTGGCTACGCCAGTGTTTTGGAATGTGAATCTTGCGGATATGTGAATTACTGCTCAAATTGTGATGTTGTAATGACGTATCATAAAGCTGCAAACGAAATGAAATGCCATTATTGCGGACAAAGAGCATCGAAGCCGAAAACCTGCCCAAAATGTTATTCTGAAAACCTTAATGAAAGAGGAGTGGGAGTTGAGCAGATTCATGAAGAAATTTCTAAAATTTTTCCTGACAATGAAGTTGACCGAATGGATGTGGATTCCATGCGAAAGAAATTTGCATATGAAAAATTATACGTAAAAATTGAGGACGGAGAAACCGATATAGTCGTTGGAACTCAGATGATTTCAAAAGGTCTGGATTTTGATCATATCGAATTGGTGGCGATTCCCAAAGCTGATTCTATGCTGTATGTGCAGGATTTCAGAGCAGAAGAAAGAGCTTATCAACTGATTACGCAGGTTTCCGGAAGAGCGGGAAGAGTTTCCGGAAAAGGCAGAATTTTAATTCAGACTTTCAATCCGGATCATTCTGTTTTTCAATTGATTAAAATGAATAATATTTCGAAAATTTATAAGTATTTTCTCACCGAACGTCAAAAATTTAATTATCCGCCTTTTACAAAATTAATTATGATTGAGCTGAAGCACAGAAGGGATGAAAAAGTGAATCGTGCTTCGCAGTTTTTAGGATCGGTTTTAAGAAAATATCTTCCCGAAGATTGTATTTTAGGTCCTGAAAGATCGCAGATTGCCAGATTAAATAATTTGTATCAGTTTCAGGTAATGCTAAAACTTCCGCGTGGCAAAAATTATGACAAATTTAAAAGTTTAGTTTTGCTAAGTTTAAAGGAATTTGACGAAATCACTGCTTATCAAAGCATTAAAAAAGATGTTTTTGTGGATTTTTAA
- the dacB gene encoding D-alanyl-D-alanine carboxypeptidase/D-alanyl-D-alanine endopeptidase — protein sequence MVNFRKYISGITVLTAGFLLAQSTVSTVLYSQNYDNKTSLNLPSPAAYVEKAILSPKELVDISVNTMMTDPVLKNATWGFVVYDPKTKKIISSYNENTPLVPASTTKLLTTETAMSMLGENYRWMTQLEYSGAIDENGTLNGNLYIVGSGDPSLGTNKAGAWSYKDIVSDFAGGMAREGIKKVNGDIIIQTALFKGNISVLPENVVWLENNNYYLPVGTTREINPANEKLIVKKSINPAADKRFFYVSPYANKMVYAEKYDGNGTLTTKLPDAPAFLANSFRASLVKSGVAVTGKVTPKMTDASPEIRKMISTYKSPTLGDIIYYTNQRSDNSLAEALLKTVGFQKMGDQTSESGRIVVNNHLKDIAFDLEGLNYMDGSGLSRSNHVTPISQVKFLTSLMDEKFYKAYFNSLPIGGQSGTLKSMFLGEGNGQVFAKTGTLNKVKTLAGYLKTNSGRTLVFSLMVNNYSGSVGQVKSKMETILKPALDL from the coding sequence ATGGTAAATTTCAGAAAATATATTTCAGGTATTACGGTTCTGACTGCTGGTTTTCTACTTGCTCAATCAACCGTTTCTACAGTTCTTTACTCTCAGAATTACGACAATAAAACAAGCTTAAACCTTCCATCGCCAGCTGCGTATGTGGAAAAAGCTATTTTGTCGCCAAAAGAACTTGTAGATATCAGTGTAAACACAATGATGACGGATCCTGTGTTGAAAAATGCAACCTGGGGATTTGTGGTCTACGACCCGAAAACGAAGAAAATAATTTCTTCTTATAACGAAAACACTCCGCTTGTTCCCGCTTCTACAACTAAGCTGTTAACTACCGAAACTGCGATGAGCATGTTGGGTGAAAACTACCGTTGGATGACGCAGTTGGAATATTCGGGAGCGATCGATGAGAACGGAACTTTAAACGGGAATCTTTATATTGTAGGAAGTGGTGACCCATCGTTGGGAACCAATAAAGCGGGAGCCTGGTCTTATAAAGATATTGTTTCAGATTTCGCAGGCGGAATGGCTCGTGAAGGTATCAAAAAGGTAAATGGTGATATTATTATTCAGACAGCGCTTTTCAAAGGTAACATTTCAGTACTTCCGGAAAATGTTGTGTGGCTAGAAAACAATAATTATTATCTTCCGGTTGGTACAACACGAGAAATCAATCCTGCAAACGAGAAACTGATTGTAAAAAAATCAATAAATCCTGCTGCTGATAAAAGATTTTTCTATGTTTCGCCGTATGCCAACAAGATGGTGTATGCCGAGAAATACGATGGGAACGGTACTTTAACAACAAAATTACCAGATGCACCCGCATTCCTTGCCAATTCATTCAGAGCAAGTTTGGTGAAAAGTGGAGTAGCAGTTACCGGAAAAGTAACTCCTAAAATGACAGATGCATCTCCTGAAATTAGAAAAATGATTTCAACTTATAAATCTCCGACTTTGGGCGACATCATTTACTATACCAATCAAAGAAGTGATAATTCTTTAGCCGAAGCTTTGCTTAAAACAGTAGGTTTCCAGAAAATGGGTGATCAGACTTCAGAATCGGGTAGAATCGTGGTTAATAATCACTTAAAAGATATTGCATTCGATTTGGAAGGGTTAAATTATATGGATGGAAGCGGTTTGTCTAGAAGTAATCATGTAACGCCAATTTCTCAGGTGAAGTTTTTGACATCTTTAATGGATGAGAAATTTTACAAAGCATATTTTAATTCTCTTCCGATTGGCGGACAGTCCGGAACGCTTAAAAGTATGTTTTTGGGAGAAGGAAACGGACAGGTTTTTGCAAAAACAGGAACATTAAATAAGGTAAAAACTTTAGCAGGATATTTAAAAACCAATTCTGGAAGAACACTTGTTTTCTCTTTGATGGTGAATAATTATTCAGGATCAGTAGGACAGGTGAAAAGCAAGATGGAAACAATTCTTAAACCGGCTTTGGATCTTTAA
- a CDS encoding M1 family aminopeptidase, which translates to MNTLSAQQQNENVEKKGLLKKEMKSYAAKMAAGNINPNTLNYDLQYQRMEVTIDPAVYNISGSVTSHFKPTQALNSIYFDLDLNLNVSQVSFHGQNLAFQQLPTKEIKIDFTASLPANVLDSLTIQYNGAPNTAGNAFFNGSQGGTPILSTLNEPYGAQDWFPTKQSLNDKIERFDIKVTTPAQYNVAANGKLMSETVLGNGQKRTFWRTQYPTAAYLIALSITNFVKLNDTMGNPPFPFVNYIYPSTNANATSMANIDWTKTVMNTFENYFGPYPFRNEKYGHMEFEAGGGMEHQTMSSMGSWSKQLIAHELAHQWFGDKVTCGAWNDIWLNEGFATFGEHLAYEKLIMNNADFLNYLLGEKNYITSVSGGSVYVADSNLGNINSIFSGRLSYSKGGYVVRMIKWILGDTVFYQALKDYHARPNLAYNYVKTADLNSSLLTSTGKDFTEFFNDWIYGQGYPTYDIRWKQVGNQVTFKASQTQSHSSVSFFEMPLPIKVTGTGGQTAFFALNNTSNNQYFTESVTFPIASVQFNYEYQMLEKNSTVSQDNTLSTADFKNEEFSIYPNPVKENLFVSGLKREADYQIFTADGRLVKKGKTDKMIEVSILQKGVYFIKILNSNLKFVKE; encoded by the coding sequence ATGAATACTTTATCGGCTCAACAGCAAAATGAGAATGTAGAAAAAAAAGGTTTATTAAAAAAAGAAATGAAATCTTATGCGGCTAAAATGGCTGCAGGAAATATTAATCCTAATACGTTGAACTACGATCTTCAGTATCAAAGAATGGAGGTCACTATAGATCCTGCTGTTTACAATATCTCGGGATCGGTAACTTCTCATTTCAAGCCAACACAAGCATTGAATAGTATTTATTTTGATCTTGATCTCAACCTCAATGTTTCTCAGGTAAGTTTTCATGGTCAGAATCTTGCTTTTCAGCAACTTCCAACTAAAGAGATAAAAATAGATTTTACAGCTTCTTTGCCCGCGAATGTTTTAGATTCTTTAACTATTCAATATAACGGAGCTCCAAATACAGCAGGCAATGCATTTTTCAACGGTTCTCAAGGCGGAACACCAATTCTTTCAACTTTAAATGAACCTTATGGTGCACAGGATTGGTTTCCTACAAAACAAAGTCTAAATGATAAAATTGAAAGATTTGATATTAAAGTAACGACTCCTGCTCAATATAACGTTGCCGCAAATGGGAAATTGATGTCTGAAACTGTTTTAGGAAACGGTCAAAAGCGTACTTTCTGGAGAACACAATATCCGACGGCGGCTTATCTGATTGCACTTTCAATTACAAATTTTGTAAAACTAAATGATACGATGGGAAATCCACCCTTTCCTTTTGTAAATTATATATATCCGTCTACGAATGCAAATGCAACAAGTATGGCAAATATCGATTGGACGAAAACGGTGATGAATACTTTCGAAAATTATTTCGGGCCTTATCCGTTCCGCAATGAAAAATATGGTCACATGGAATTTGAAGCCGGTGGTGGTATGGAACATCAAACCATGTCGTCAATGGGATCATGGAGTAAGCAACTTATTGCTCATGAATTGGCACATCAGTGGTTTGGTGATAAAGTAACTTGCGGAGCCTGGAATGACATTTGGCTGAATGAAGGTTTTGCTACTTTTGGAGAGCATCTTGCGTATGAAAAACTGATCATGAACAATGCCGATTTTCTCAATTATCTTTTAGGTGAAAAAAATTATATTACAAGTGTTAGCGGTGGAAGTGTCTATGTTGCAGACAGTAATCTGGGAAACATCAATTCTATTTTTAGCGGAAGATTATCGTATTCAAAAGGAGGATATGTCGTAAGAATGATTAAATGGATTTTGGGAGATACGGTATTTTATCAGGCATTAAAAGACTATCACGCAAGACCAAATCTGGCGTATAACTATGTGAAAACTGCCGATCTGAATTCTTCTTTACTTACTTCGACCGGAAAAGATTTTACAGAATTTTTTAATGACTGGATTTACGGACAAGGATATCCTACTTATGACATCCGATGGAAACAGGTTGGAAACCAAGTGACTTTCAAGGCTTCACAAACTCAGAGCCACTCGTCAGTTAGTTTTTTTGAGATGCCTTTACCGATAAAAGTTACCGGAACAGGCGGTCAGACTGCTTTTTTTGCTTTAAATAATACCTCAAATAATCAGTATTTCACAGAATCTGTAACTTTCCCTATTGCAAGCGTACAGTTTAATTATGAATATCAGATGTTAGAAAAAAACTCTACGGTTTCTCAGGATAATACTTTGAGCACTGCAGATTTTAAAAATGAAGAGTTTAGCATTTACCCTAATCCCGTTAAAGAAAATCTATTTGTTTCCGGATTAAAAAGAGAAGCAGACTATCAGATTTTCACAGCAGACGGAAGATTAGTGAAAAAAGGTAAAACTGATAAAATGATTGAAGTATCGATACTGCAAAAAGGAGTTTATTTTATTAAAATATTAAATTCAAATTTAAAATTCGTAAAAGAATAA